Sequence from the Miscanthus floridulus cultivar M001 chromosome 16, ASM1932011v1, whole genome shotgun sequence genome:
GAAATTACTGGTTGCTGTTCCAGAGACAGAGATGTTTTGATTTAAGATAAAGGTAGCAAAATGCACATTTTACAAGATAATGTACTTTTCTCTTCCCCTACAGTAGACGATCAGCTCCACTCCACCTGAAAGAAAAGGAATGCTTGATATCAATAAGCTGTTTAACACTTCAGCTATCTCTTTTTAGTTAAGGAAGTCGATATCTTTATGAAGATACTCATACAGGTAACAACAATATACTGCTAATATGTAGTATAGGCATCAAGATCGACCCAAATGGTTGCAAATTTTGTAACTCTTTTGTATCCGCTTTTGCAAATGTTGTATGTCATGCCAACTTTAGGAAAAATAAGGAAATATTTCTCGTTCATTTAAGCATCTTGAGATACGATATATTGTTCACTACAATACAGGATTGAAATGGCACAATAGACCAAGTGTCAAAATCCAGTTTCTCAGAGGTAGGTTTGAGGCTCATATGCCATATTCTATCCTTTAAGGTCACTGACCTTGTAATTCATCCTGTGTGGGCATGCAAATTTCTGCAGGAAGGATTCTCATTGATTTCTACATATGCCGTAGTTGTAGAATACTAAGATAATCCTTAAGGGATCCACAAGTTTAGGAACATGTGAACATACACTTCAGCTACAATTTTAACTTCAAAACCAAACCTGGAGAAGACCCTGAGTTGAAAACTCACATCGACAAACTCCACTGATGGAAGAGAATGCATTTCGACTTAGAATCTTAAGTTCTTCTCAAAGAATAGAACCAAATCAATCTTTGTATATGGTGACAACAACAATCATGCCTACCAAAAGGTCAATCAAAAAAATAACATGGTAATTTTGTCCTccaaatgattatgaaaatattGCAAGAGAGAAGAACCCCTGGCGGCACAACAAAATATCTTGGCACCACATTTTGTCCACTAATTTTTAGTTCCACAAATCTCTACAGACTATCTAAATGCTAAGTCCACCAGCCAGCAATCCAAGCTAAGGAAGAAATTATCACATACTCCTACCTCCGAAGAGAAACGGAAAGCTCCCGACCAAGAATCGCCTCACAAACCACGGGCGGGGGCAGCTCCACCCCGGTCGCCCGAAAGATTCAAGAACCCGTGAACGACCAACGCCACCAAGAGCAAAGACCCGCCCAGGTTCCAGAACCAGACCAAACAATCACCTCGACGGCTTAAAGCCGAACGAATCAGCGACTATCTTGCGCCCAAGATTTGCAATAAACAACcgcaaaggaaaatcgccggggcGAGGTCGCGGAAGCTAAGATTGCGCCGGGGGCAAGGAAGGAACGGGTGCCAAACCCGTGGATCAACGCAAACGCGCTAATATAAAAGGAAAAAGATGATAAAAACACGGAAGCATCGCACTGGCGGAAGGGAAAATTTTTACCTAAGCGGGAGCTCCAAGACTTGGACTCGTCGTCCAGCGGCGGTGCGTCAACgtttatttagatatatatatatatttttattttattattatcgtTAGATATAATCTTTTTGATTTTGAGAGAGAGAATCTTCCAACGGTGAGGATCTCGTGTGGACGCTCGATCAGGGGTTGTGGAGCGACACGTGGCAGGAAGGCGATGGCTAAAAAGGGCGGCTCGGTGTCTGTTCGGCGCAGGAGACGAGGCCAGAGGGGAGTGGATTTGCTGGGTCGGTGATTCATCAGCATCTAGTACAGTATAATAATGCAGGATTAGGAGTAGCGTTCCGGTAAatatttttcttgttttttttccttttgtcaGTGGCATTGCAATATAGGATTGGCCCCAACAGTTGAAAAACCCGTGGGCAGTCAGTATTGAAATCAGTGAGAAAAAACATAGTGCTAAAGTTTACCCGATTTATTAATACTCTCTCGGTCTCCAAATAGAACAAAATTCAACTTCTAAAGTTGTCTTTAAGCCAATCATTTTTAAATTTAGTTGAATTTGATGGAAAagagcatcaatgtttgatgacACAACTAGATGAGTGATGTATCTAAATGAtatatttaatgtcataaatatTAGTGTTCTTTTTTCTATAATTCAAATCGAGTTTAAAAAGATTTGACTTAACAACTCCGACTAAAGTGTCAATTTAATTTAGGGACCGAGGTGCAAGCACGGATGGACAACACCAGATGAGGCTGGATGGGTCAGATATAGTGTTAGGTCCCTGTTTGGTTACCCCCCTAAAAGCTTTAGGAAGCTAAATCTAGATAGAATCTACTAAAAGAAACAGAACACCAAAACACCCCCACTAAAAAACCTCCCTAAAAATTTTAGGAGGCTGGTTTTTCTTTAGGAGCTCCACCCCTCCTAAAACCTCCTAAAGTCCTTCCTGGACCCCCACTACCCCTCATTTAttgccccctccctctctctcctaaagAAGGGTAAAAGTGTCTTTGTTCAACAACATTTACTGCTTTTAGTCAGTTTTAGGAGGTGCAACCAAACACTCTTTTAGGAGGTTTTAGAAGGCTGCCTAAAACTTTTAGAACTAAAGTTTTAGAGgttggaaccaaacagggccttagtcttGGGGAATTCAACCTCGAATAATGTAGTCCCCGAAGTCGGTTAACAAGTTTTGACTAATGTGTTTTCAAAGCCACAAATTGTCCTTGTTGTTCACGAGAGAAGAGGCGTTGTGATAAACAAGTATTCGGCGGAGTCCAAACAGCGAAGCCGGagacaaaaaggcaaagtcaaagacGGAGGGTCAAAGGTTGCAAACCCACTTCACGTTGAAGCGAAGTCAAGGGAGAATGAAACGAGGCCAACTTGACTCCGGCCCACGAAGACACGTCTCACCTGGCTAAGCCTAATGGGCGAAGTAGAAACACAGTTCCAAATATGTAATGACCGAACTGCCCTTTTGAATAGAGAAGGCCAGACTTTTTTTTGAAACCGAGAAGGCCAGACTTGAATGTAATAGCAGATTCAGGGGTAGAATGGGGACTGTAATAGGATTGCTAGAGACTCCATCCCCTATAAATACCTCCTGACATGTATTTTTACCGGACATGAAATTCTTATTCAATAAAGTTACATTTACTCTTTGATGCTTGAGTGATTATTCACCAACAGTTAGGGTCGTTGATTGATGCAACAGGTTACAAAATGAACATCCTGTGAAATAACACGTTAATTTTTTATGGATTGGTATTCAtatttcttttgaaaaaaaagagaaggggTCTATATATATAGTTCTCCGAAGTAGGTCATGTTTAGCTTCTTCAGAAGCCGGAGCCGGAGGGGGTCCAGGCTTATTTGGCACAACTCGACTCTGGCTCTAGTAGCAACTTGAGCGGAGAAGCTCGACTAAACACTTATGAACCGTTTTGGGATAAACAGTAGAGGAGCGGTGACTCCTCAAGAGGAGGAACCATACCAACGGGCTCTTCATGGCTTCCTACACGCCTCCGGCCTGCAGGGTTTTGGAGTTTAAATTGACGAATGACATCACTCGCCTTCCACCAACAGAGATTACTTTGCTAAGCATAGCATGCCTGCCTTCTCGTATTTCATCCTACAAGCTTGGCGCACTTGTTTAGTGACATGTTGCCTTCAGATGATGCACCAAGATATTGATTCGAGTTGCGCACTTTCAGGTACAAGATGCTACCCTGATGCAGCACTGTCACCAGACTCCCCTGCTGGCAGCCACACCCAGAGAAGCTGGTTTGGGAGTTTTCATTTACAAACCGACAGGCGACAGCACGCATCTCCATCTTCATCAAGGCCGTCCCAGAGTCCTTCATGCAGAGGCAGCAGCCATACTCTAGCTACAAAGACTACAGTAACAGCACACTTGGGTGAAGCAAACTTCATATCTGACAATGAGGTACTGGTCAAATCGTTATCTCGTCAACAGACTGCGGTGCAACAGGATTGGAGGCTCAAGCCCCTTCTGATGGCCTTCTCATCCATGGATCTTCAAGATACACAGATCACAAAATGTGACAGCCCACTCTTTGACGTCACAAGCTagagcttcttctatctctaATTTTGTATGTTCAAACCCCTATCATAGAGGATCCTGTCCGGTTCTGGACACCCTCCGGAATGTAATCTGGGAGAACGTGACTCTCAGAAGTGTACAAGTTCATGCATACCGCTCCTTGTATATAAAAAAAGTGCTGACCATGGTTGGCCAGCAGATCGAACGCGACTTGCGAGTATGACTTGCTTGCTTGAGTAACTAATGACCCGTCCACGCAGTTAATTCAGCAAAAGCGTAGGGCATTCACAGAGGCAGACCAAGATTTACTGTTTTGCTGTAGGCAATTAGAAATGCGGTGTAAGTTTCATAACGATGTAAAAAGAGTGCATAGGAATAACATACCAAACAACATCCATTAATGGCAAATGCCAATGATAACAAGTCAAGATACCAAAGTACCAGTCGCCCAGTCGGCTCTATCAAGTTTGGGAATATTAAGAGTATTTCCGAGAAGGCCTACAGAGAGGCTGGAACAGCAAAGTGGAAACTACAGTTTTACAGGTCTCAAGTTACCTCCATCGAGGGCCCCCCAGCCTGATGACCTCCTCAGCACATGAATCACGGTGAAGCTTTTCAGCATCactgtcttccttcttctcagtTATGTCACCATACAAGTCCTTCAGCTTTGCTAGGTTGCTTGACACAGTGGCTGCCTTCTCTTTATTCGCATCCCTGAATGGGCTGGATCGCTGCTCATTCCTGCTCCGACTCCGGCTCCTGCTTCggctcctcctgctcctgctcctgctcctgctcctgctttgACTACAACTTCTGCTTCTGTGGTGAGAGCTAGAGCGCCTGTGCCTGCTACTTTCACGATCTCTTCTGTCATCCCGTCTTTCTTCTGAACGCCTGGACCTGCAGTACTCACGATCCCTGCTATCACGCTCATGGCGACGATAATCTCTGACATCCTTGTCACGGTCAAGGTCTCGGCTTGAATAGTACCGGTCTCTGTCCCGGTCTCTGTCATGGTCACGGCTAGAACGATCCAGTTCTCGGTCAGAACGATCATGGTCAGGACCCTCACGGCTACCACTGCGACGAGATGGTGAGTATGATCTTCGATGATCATCATGGGTGACTGTTCGCCGAACTGGGGATGAATCTCTAGTGGAAGCCCGATGTGGAGCACGCTGTCCAAAGGAAACTGACAGAGAAGCTTTCACTGAAGGAGGACGACGTGCAGTATCTTCTGATCCCTGACGACTGGAGTCTCCAGTTGCCCCAGAAAGCTTAGTGGGCAATTTCATCTTCTCAAGATTGGCTGTAATCTGACGAGTTACTGGGAGAGGAATTCTTGGCAAAAGACTATCAAAGTAGTACTGCGTCATGAAAGGAAAACAAAGCAGCACGCTGAGAAGTAGTTTACACTAGAGATTGGAGCAGCTTAAAATGAACCATTAGATAACATCAAACGATGATATAAAATAATTCAAGTCAAAGGCGATGGTACATTAAGTGAAAACcaacaaaaaaaaacataaacAATAGATTTTACTCCATGCAAGATACCAGTCAAGGGaaattttgaagaaaaaaatataataTGTTATGGAACCATGACTAACTGACCAAAAAAGTAGTACCCTTAATTAGCATATAGATTCCTATAACTTAGAAAATGTTCACATACATTAACATATCTGAAATCACCATGACATAGACAAgtaatcacatatatataaaagtacTGCTCTGTagatggctatagaataacttattcaatggccactttgagttacgataacgACTACACTAATTCACAAGATACTGTAACTCCCtcctaagtgatttactataatattATGGAAAATATCATCATGAGTTATAGTAACATATGCATCGTAAATATGTACTCACTTTACCATTAATTTAGTGCAAAGATtatagaagggcgggcctggtgcaagcggtagagtcttaccgcctgtgaccggaaggtcccgggttcgagtcgcggtctcctcgcattgcacaggcgagggtaaggcttgccaatgacacccttccccagaccctgcacagagcgggagctctctgcactaggtacaCCCTTTTTTTTTAAAGATTATAGTAAATCAAGGTGGCCAGCAGAAAGCCAAAACTCTAGGAAGCACATGAAAACGTGGGCACAGAACTGATCAGAGAAACAGTGTGCTTATTTCCATTCTGAATGCAGAAGTTACGAAACAGACCTGTCCAAGTATAAGATCACGCACATAAACACCCATGGTTGTCTTGCGGCCATTAGATCCAGGGGAGAACTCCTGCGCCACAAGAAGAATTGCAAATGATTCAGCTCTGATTCATACTCAACAGTTCCTGTAGCACATGACATTACATGGAGACTCAACCATTCCACATAGATTATGTCAAAGTGCCATAGACAAATAGTCAACAATAATAACAAATTAAGTAGTCCCAATCAAGCTGGGGTATGCTAGCGATGCAACCCAACAAGAAttacaaaccaaacaaaaaagaaaggaagaaagaaaacaaaCTGCTAATTATAAAAGAAGCAACATAGCACAAATCATAAATAAATGTTCCTTTATATATTTTTCCTCTGTATATTACCCTTAATCAATCTACTTTCAATTCAATACAAGTCACATGGCAATTACAGATCTACAGTGGAACATTCTTATATCAAGTTGACAAATAATCATTCTCCAGGTATCAAATGGAAGTCCTATAAAGTGATGAAAGAGTACAATAATAGCAAAATTATGTGGTTATTTACTTACAAGTTTGAGGGCACAAAAACATGAACAAGCAATTAAAAAAAGGAGGGAAAAGTACCGTACCTCATCATCCCTCAAATAGGGCTCATACCACGCCCACAGAACCTTTGGGTCTGCAACATACCGAAGATACAAGAAACCAATCTGCACCAAATAGCGTCAAATGGTCATTCGCCACAAAATATTTTATTATTTAACAGGCAAAGTAAAgacaaacaaaaaaacaaaatgcTCACAACTCCAAAGCACAGACTGGTACACTATGAACTTCTTGCAAACTTTGTCATCCCCGTGTCCTAGGACCAAGAAATTCAAACACAAGTCCATCCAAAGAAACAAGTTGTAGGACTGTTAGTGGCTATAACCAAAATGTAAGCACAAAATTATGCATAAGTGACTCGCAAGGAATGTAAGATTTTTCATTGCAAAAAGACCACTGAAATAAGTTTTATAATCATCCTGATAAACATCTGGGTTCATGCACTAACCGCATGCCTAATGAATAGATATGGGGCCATGAAGCAAGACATTCAGCATCAGCAAACAGAAGGGCAGGAAACGGAAACTTACAGCTCTAATGTATGGGGAGTCAAAATGCTTCAACAAACCGTGCATCTGCTTGACAGtaagcttcatggtgaagaacttgtATAGAAGACAGAATGCAGTGGAGGGGCCTCTGCAATTGCCAGTCATCCAAGGCTCCACATGTTCGACagtgttgtagatctcatcgatgaCCTCATGATAGGTCTTCAACCTATAAAGCTCCTTAAAGTAATCAGAAGACAGAATGTTCATGCGAAGAACCTTCTCCATCAGCACATCAATGGGCTTCCCTGAAGTTTGTATCTCCATTGTCCAGAAAAATTTTCAATTTCAATCACAAAGATCAATATGGTATTTCCAAAGTTTATGTAACCTGCAAACAGCGAAGTCAGGAGATAAGAAAGCTATGGAAAAAACCAAGGAGCGAACAGATAAATTTCTGCTAAAAGCCTAAAACAGTGGGGTGCGCATATACAGAATTACAGATCATTTGTTTCCAGAGAAGTTAAATCTAGTGAAAAATTGTCCCTTTCCTCGACCTATATGGCTGAAACCACCACATTGCATCGCATTATCCGAACATGCCAAACCTAAACTTGTGTCGATTTCCACTATGTTCATACTAGGGaacagaacaagcaacaaaaccaTATTTACATTCATATCAAAATCCAACTCACAGGTAAAAGGATAACATTCTTTTCACAAGATCCAAACTCATATATACCTCATGGTACACATCCATTTGATTGAATTATCAATTACACAAGGCCTATATAGTAACCTGCATAACCCAGTTGAGCATGAATAGCCTACAAAATTTAGTGAAATGCTCAGATCTTCCACTGTAATGATGATTCTGCATATAGCACTGTAACCCTAGCCCAAATAAACCACACGATTCCTTCACCGTTTACAttggtggtgctgctgctgcataTGTTTGTGTAGCCCTAACCCAACGAAACCTGTCAATTCGATCACCTCTTACGATTCTAGCACAACAAAAACCACAAGTGCGTAGCGAATCAATTCGACCAGAAACGGCCCGACTCCGTAGCGGATTAAACGCGAGCAAAATTCTTACGAATAAACCGCTATCGTCGCAGTACCAATCCACACGGCAAACAAAATCCGCAGCAGAACGGGCGAGTGAAATCCACCACGGCGGCTACTCACGGCTCGATAGAAGAGCCCGCAGCACGGCACTGAATCCTACAGCAACCCATCCAAAAGCAAGCTAGGGTTTGCTTACCAGCAAAAGAGGGAACTCGTTCCGGGTCCGGACGGATCTTCACGGCACGCCGGCCGGCCCGGctgagaggaggtggtggaggaggaggagcagggcgaCAACGAGGGTGACGGGCGAGAGGAGGACTCCGTCGAGGTCGGTGGCTTGCTCGGCTTTTGGCGGAGGCGTGCGCGTTCGCCGCAGCGTCCGCGAGGGGAAGGGTAAAGAAGAGGATTATTCGTTAGGGCCGCGACGCGAGGCGGCCAGGCCAGGGTATTCTAGACATTTTCCAGTTCAGtttgctcttttttttttaaaaaaaaaggaaagagaacAGAAAACGGTGGATTTCACCGGGGTTTTTTTTACAATTTTTTATTTGAATGATAGACTGCTCTTTACAGCGGCATTTGACTTTACGAATTAGTGCTGCGATTACGAATGACGGCATATTAGGAGGGTTCGTTCATTATACACGTGAGCTGAGTGCAGTCGAAACTTAAATTGTACACCAACCTTTTCAGGAAAAAAAGGGCACCAAATCATCGACCGTACCCAAACTGAATCAAGCCTCCGAAGCGCATGGGTGATTAATAGATATTTGGTTCGGCCGGGCCGCTCAAATCAGAATCATCCGGTCCTAGCACCAAAGCTCATATGAGTGTTTTGGTTGCATCTTCAATTCGTGTCATTCGTCACCTAGTCATTCCATTTAGTAACTCATACAAGGCAAGAATCAATTCGTTCCTAAAAACGAAGCACGACTTGACACTGTGTGTATGCAATGAACCAGGTGCCGGATGGAGTGAACCCACGAGCCAAACATGTTGCGATTGATTATCCAATCACTAAAGTAGTTGTTCCAGAAGCGCAATGTATGTATATGTTTTAGATAATGTCGATCCTATGGATTTTATGCATTGAGTGTTTATATATACTATCACATATGGCCCTTGCTTTGCAACGGGAAAAACAAGTCTTGCTAGAATTTTTTTCCTTTAGTCATAAGGCATAAAGATGTACTCATAATGATACCATAACTTTAACTTTAAGTTTCCATGTTGttaggcaatataaacgacgaagaacagcGGATCAAACACAGGGGACATaagattttaacgtggaaaaccctcccaaggAAGAAGGGAAAAAACACGGGCACCAGctagcaaatcttcactatatcgggtaaGGTTACAAACAtcggagatttacaacttttcttaTCCCAAGACGACGACTTACATGaggtatatatagagatgaaaaaCCCTAATAGGTGACGCGGCCCAAGCCTCCCGGTGACGGGCCTCGCTTCGCTTCGGCAGAAGTTAGTCTTTATCTTATATAtaactgaatttggatcacaactcaacaaactccaccttgagacaaaatTTCTTCTTGTAGCATAAAATGAACCTTCACCCTAAAACAACAAATAAATATTTCCGGTGCCAAATAGCCTCTTGGGCTAAATagttataccaactaagcttgagcaaagctcaaacttagcaacaggaactggctttgtcaatatatcagcaggattatcatgtgtgcttatcttgcataccttcagcttaccttacGCGACAACATCGTGAACATAATGGTATTTAACATGTGCTTCATTCTCttatggaacatctgatctttagcgagacatatagcactttgactgtcacaaaataaattaatgtAAG
This genomic interval carries:
- the LOC136511903 gene encoding pre-mRNA splicing factor SR-like 1 isoform X1; the protein is MEIQTSGKPIDVLMEKVLRMNILSSDYFKELYRLKTYHEVIDEIYNTVEHVEPWMTGNCRGPSTAFCLLYKFFTMKLTVKQMHGLLKHFDSPYIRAIGFLYLRYVADPKVLWAWYEPYLRDDEEFSPGSNGRKTTMGVYVRDLILGQGVPSAESSRSVQGLGKGVIGKPYPRLCNARRPRLEPGTFRSQAYYFDSLLPRIPLPVTRQITANLEKMKLPTKLSGATGDSSRQGSEDTARRPPSVKASLSVSFGQRAPHRASTRDSSPVRRTVTHDDHRRSYSPSRRSGSREGPDHDRSDRELDRSSRDHDRDRDRDRYYSSRDLDRDKDVRDYRRHERDSRDREYCRSRRSEERRDDRRDRESSRHRRSSSHHRSRSCSQSRSRSRSRSRRSRSRSRSRSRNEQRSSPFRDANKEKAATVSSNLAKLKDLYGDITEKKEDSDAEKLHRDSCAEEVIRLGGPRWR
- the LOC136511903 gene encoding pre-mRNA splicing factor SR-like 1 isoform X2; the protein is MEIQTSGKPIDVLMEKVLRMNILSSDYFKELYRLKTYHEVIDEIYNTVEHVEPWMTGNCRGPSTAFCLLYKFFTMKLTVKQMHGLLKHFDSPYIRAIGFLYLRYVADPKVLWAWYEPYLRDDEEFSPGSNGRKTTMGVYVRDLILGQYYFDSLLPRIPLPVTRQITANLEKMKLPTKLSGATGDSSRQGSEDTARRPPSVKASLSVSFGQRAPHRASTRDSSPVRRTVTHDDHRRSYSPSRRSGSREGPDHDRSDRELDRSSRDHDRDRDRDRYYSSRDLDRDKDVRDYRRHERDSRDREYCRSRRSEERRDDRRDRESSRHRRSSSHHRSRSCSQSRSRSRSRSRRSRSRSRSRSRNEQRSSPFRDANKEKAATVSSNLAKLKDLYGDITEKKEDSDAEKLHRDSCAEEVIRLGGPRWR